Sequence from the Streptomyces mobaraensis NBRC 13819 = DSM 40847 genome:
GTCCGCGGATCCTGGCCCGCCTGGAGAGCTGACCCCCGAGAGGACGTACGGCCGATGCCCTACGAGGTCGAGAAGACGGACGAGCAGTGGCGCGCGGAACTGACGCCGGCGGAGTACCAGGTGCTCCGCCGCGCCGGGACGGAACCGGCGTTCCGCGGCGAGTACACGGACACCACCACGGCCGGCGTCTACTCCTGCCGCGCCTGCGGAGCCGAACTCTTCCGCTCCACCGAGAAGTTCGCGAGCCACTGCGGCTGGCCGAGCTTCTACGACCCCAAGGACTCCGACGCCGTCGAGCTCCTGGAGGACCGCTCGCACGGCATGGTCCGCACCGAGGTCCGCTGCGCCCGCTGCGGCTCCCACCTGGGCCACGTCTTCGAGGGCGAGGGCTACCCGACGCCGACGGACCAGCGCTACTGCATCAACAGCATCGCGCTGCGCCTGGAGCCCGCGGAGGGCTGAGCCCGGCCGGGAGGCCGGGACGGGAAGCGGGCCGGCCGGATCCGGCCGTCGGCGACGGGGGGCGCCGACGGCCGGACGGCCGGCGGACCGACGGAGGGGTGGCGGCCGGGACCGGTCGGCCGGGCGGGTGAGGGATGGCCGGCCGGCCCCGACCGCGACCAGGGACGGAATCCCCCCGGTCGGTCGTCCACCACCTTGCCCTGCCCGCCCGCCGGCGCACGGGGGCCGAACGGGCCGTTCGGGGACCGTTCGGCCCCGGTCCGCTACTCGCTCACCCGCAGGACCGCCGCCGACTCCGCCGGCAGGTGGAGCAGGCCGTTCCGCTCCGGGGGCGGGAGGGGGCGCCAGGCGGCGAGGACGCGGGCGGACGCGGGGACGGGGAGCTCGGCCGGGGTGCGGCCGAGGTTGGCGGCCACGAGGAGGGGGCCGCGGCGGAAGGTGACGCATCGGTCGGGGCCGACCGCCGGGTCCGTGTCGGTCCAGCCGGGGGCGGTCAGGGCCGGTTCCGTGTGCCGGAGGGCGATCAGCCGGCGGTGCCAGGCCAGGAGTTCGGCGTGCGGGGCGCGGCCCGGCTCGTCCCAGTCGAGGCAGGAGCGCAGCCGGGTGGCCGGGTCCTGCGGGTCGGGGATCTCCTCCGCGGGCCAGCCGTGGGCGGCGAACTCGCGGCGCCTGCCGCGGCGTACGGCCTCGGCCAGCTCCGGGTCGGTGTGGTCGGTGAAGTACTGCCACGGCGTCCGGGCGCCCCACTCCTCGCCCATGAAGAGCATCGGCGTGAACGGCGCGCACAGCACCAGCGCGGCGGCGCAGGCGAGCAGGCCGGGGGAGAGGCGGGCGGCGAGGCGGTCGCCGAGCGCACGGTTGCCGATCTGGTCGTGCGTCTGCGCGTAGCCGAGCAGCCGGTGGGCGGGGACGGCCGCCGGGTCCAGGGGGCGGCCGTGCGGGCGGCCGCGGAACGACGAGTGGGTGCCGTCGTGGAAGAAGCCGCCGCGCAGCGTCTTGGTGAGGGCGTATTCGGGGTCCGCCGCGAAGTCGGCGTAGTAGCCCTGGGATTCACCGGTCAGTGCGGTGTGCAGGGCGTGGTGGAAGTCGTCGTTCCACTGGGCGTGCAGGCCCAGGCCGCCGGACGGGCGCGGGGTGATCGTGGCGGGGTCGTTGCGGTCGGACTCGGCGATGAGGAAGAGGGGGCGGCCCAGGCGTTCGGCGAGGCCGTCGACGGCCTCGGACAGGTCCGCGAGGAAGTGGCGGGGGCTGTCGTCCGCGAGGGCGTGGACGGCGTCCAGGCGCAGGCCGTCGAGACGGTAGTCCGTCAGCCAGGCGAGGGCGCTGCCGATGAGGTACGTCCGGACTTCGGCGGAGCCGGGGCCGTCCAGGTTCACCGCCGCGCCCCACGGGGTCTGGTGGCGGTCCGTGAAGTACGGGCCGTAGGCGGGGAGGTGGTTGCCGGACGGGCCCAGGTGGTTGTGCACCACGTCCAGGACGACGCCGAGACCGTGCCCGTGCGCCGCGTCGACGAACCGGCGCAGGCCGTCCGGGCCGCCGTACGGCTCGTGGACGGCCCAGGGCGCCACCCCGTCGTACCCCCAGCCGTGTCGGCCGGGGAACGGGCAGACGGGCATCAGCTCGATGTGGGTGATGCCGAGCGCGGCGAGGTGGGGGAGGCGTCGGGCCGCCGCGTCGAAGGTGCCTTCGCGGGTGAACGTGCCGGTGTGCAGCTCGTAGAGGACCGCGCCGGGGAGGTCGCGGCCCGGCCAGTCGTGCCGCCACTCCCAGCGCGCCGGGTCGATGACGGCCGCCGGGCCGTCGGGGCCTTCGGGGAGGCGGCGGGCCCGGGGGTCGGGGCGGAGGGGGCCGTCGTCCAGGGCGAAGCGGTAGCGGGTGCCTTCGGTGCCCGGTGCTTCGCGCTGCCACCAGCCTTCGTGGGCGTGCGTGCGGTGCATGGGGTGGGTGCCGTCGTCCGTGTGGAGCGTGACGCGTCGCGTGTGCGGGGCCCATACCTCGTACAGCACCGGCGGCTCCTCGGGTCGGAGTGGGGTTGCCCCTGCCCCGCCCTTTCCCGTTTCTCGCGGGGGCAAGCCCCCGCACCCCCGTAACCGCGCTCCGCGCGGTTGTCCTCAAGCGCCGGACGGGCTGATTGGCTCAGACCTGGTGCAGCCCCCGCCCCGCCAGGGAGAGCATCACCTCGCCCACCGCCTCCGACAGCGTCGGGTGCGGATGGATGTGCTGGGCCACGTCCGCCGCCTCCGCGTCCCAGCCGACCATCAGCTGGCCCTCGGCGATCATTTCGGAGACGTGGGGGCCGACGAGGTGGACACCGAGGATGCGGCCGGTGCGGTCGGCGACCGCCTTCACCATGCCGCCCTGGCCGTGGACCATGCCCTTGGCGGTGCCGGTCAGCGGCATGGAGTTGACGGTGACGTCGTGGCCGGCGGCGACGGCCTGTTCCTCGGAGAGGCCGACGGACGCCGTCTGCGGGCTGGAGTAGGTGACGCGGGGCACGGCCGCGTAGTCGACCGGGCGGGGGGCGCGGCCGGCCAGGGTCTCGGCGACGAGCAGGCCCTCGGCGAACGAGGCGTGGGCCAGGCCGAGGGAGGGCGGCGGCAGCAGGTCGCCCACGACGTGGACGCCGGGCACCGCCGTCTCCAGGCGCGTCCAGTCGGCCGGGGCGAGGAAGCCGCGGGCGTCGGTGGACAGTCCGGCCGCCGCCAGGCCCAGGCCGTCCGTGACCGGCACCCGGCCGACGGCCACCAGCAGGCGGTGCACGGTCAGTTCGCGGACCTCGCCGCGGGCGGTGCGGACGGTGGCCCGCACCCCGCCCTCGAAGGGGCGCGCGTCTTCCAGGCGCGCGCCCGTCTGCACGTCGATGCCGCGCTTCTTCAGGCCCCGGGTGAGGTGCCGGCTCACGTCGGCGTCCTCCAGCGGAAGCAGCCGGTCCGCCGCCTCCACCAGCGTCACGCGGGCGCCCATGGAGCGGTGCAGCGAGGCGTACTCGACGCCGATCGCACCGCCGCCCAGCACCAGGACGGACGCCGGGAGCCCCGGCGCGAACAGCGCGTCGTCGCTGGTCACCACGTGCCGGCCGTCCGGTTCCAGGCCCGGGAGGGTGCGCGGGCGCGACCCCGTGGCCAGGACGACGCCGCGCCGGGCGCGCCACTCCGTACCCGCCTCGGCGCCGGAGTCCACCCGGATCGTACGGGCGGAGGTGAGGGAGGCGGAGCCGCGGACGACGCGGACGCCCGCCTGGGACAGGTGGCTCTCGACGCCCTTGTGGTTGCGGCCGACGATGTCGTCGCGGGTGGCGGTCAGCGCGGCCCAGTCGACGGACTCCAGTGTGGCCCGCACGCCCCAGCGCTCGCGCGCCTCCGCGATGCCGTCCACCAGTTCCGCCGCGTGCAGCATCGCCTTGCTCGG
This genomic interval carries:
- the lpdA gene encoding dihydrolipoyl dehydrogenase translates to MHETDVIVIGGGTGGYSTALRAAHLGLDVVLAERDLVGGTCLHRGCIPSKAMLHAAELVDGIAEARERWGVRATLESVDWAALTATRDDIVGRNHKGVESHLSQAGVRVVRGSASLTSARTIRVDSGAEAGTEWRARRGVVLATGSRPRTLPGLEPDGRHVVTSDDALFAPGLPASVLVLGGGAIGVEYASLHRSMGARVTLVEAADRLLPLEDADVSRHLTRGLKKRGIDVQTGARLEDARPFEGGVRATVRTARGEVRELTVHRLLVAVGRVPVTDGLGLAAAGLSTDARGFLAPADWTRLETAVPGVHVVGDLLPPPSLGLAHASFAEGLLVAETLAGRAPRPVDYAAVPRVTYSSPQTASVGLSEEQAVAAGHDVTVNSMPLTGTAKGMVHGQGGMVKAVADRTGRILGVHLVGPHVSEMIAEGQLMVGWDAEAADVAQHIHPHPTLSEAVGEVMLSLAGRGLHQV
- the treZ gene encoding malto-oligosyltrehalose trehalohydrolase; the protein is MLYEVWAPHTRRVTLHTDDGTHPMHRTHAHEGWWQREAPGTEGTRYRFALDDGPLRPDPRARRLPEGPDGPAAVIDPARWEWRHDWPGRDLPGAVLYELHTGTFTREGTFDAAARRLPHLAALGITHIELMPVCPFPGRHGWGYDGVAPWAVHEPYGGPDGLRRFVDAAHGHGLGVVLDVVHNHLGPSGNHLPAYGPYFTDRHQTPWGAAVNLDGPGSAEVRTYLIGSALAWLTDYRLDGLRLDAVHALADDSPRHFLADLSEAVDGLAERLGRPLFLIAESDRNDPATITPRPSGGLGLHAQWNDDFHHALHTALTGESQGYYADFAADPEYALTKTLRGGFFHDGTHSSFRGRPHGRPLDPAAVPAHRLLGYAQTHDQIGNRALGDRLAARLSPGLLACAAALVLCAPFTPMLFMGEEWGARTPWQYFTDHTDPELAEAVRRGRRREFAAHGWPAEEIPDPQDPATRLRSCLDWDEPGRAPHAELLAWHRRLIALRHTEPALTAPGWTDTDPAVGPDRCVTFRRGPLLVAANLGRTPAELPVPASARVLAAWRPLPPPERNGLLHLPAESAAVLRVSE
- the msrB gene encoding peptide-methionine (R)-S-oxide reductase MsrB, yielding MPYEVEKTDEQWRAELTPAEYQVLRRAGTEPAFRGEYTDTTTAGVYSCRACGAELFRSTEKFASHCGWPSFYDPKDSDAVELLEDRSHGMVRTEVRCARCGSHLGHVFEGEGYPTPTDQRYCINSIALRLEPAEG